One Coffea eugenioides isolate CCC68of chromosome 2, Ceug_1.0, whole genome shotgun sequence genomic window, AATTCAACATGATCACATTGTATGACAAGTAAATTCGTTTACACAAATATAAACAACTCAACAACAAAAAGCTCATGCTTACCTATTGAGCTGCATCTTCAGAAAATCTTGCATCAAATGGAGCTGATGAATGGGAATGTGAAGAACCACCAGCAGTTCCACCATGCTGCAGTTCAATAACTAGCCATCTAACAGCTTTACTCATCTGCTCCAGGCGAACTGCACTTATGGGTGGAAGACCACTTGTGGCAGCCTGCCCTGGCTTCCCTGCAACCGAGCCAGTGGCCTCATCTACGAGACACTCAGAACCTATTCTTTGTTTCACAGACTCCACAAACTCCTCTGCTTGATCACAAGCTACTCTAAACAATTCCCATCGCTgtttaaaattttccaatgcTGCATCAGTGGCTGCCGTTTTTTGACCCTCAGAACTTTCCTTAGCTTCAAGTACATTGGCAGCTGCAGCAACAAATTCTTCATAGGCATTGTTCAGGGAGTCCACATGATTGTCCATCAAACACCTACAAGGTGCCGTGTTTAACATCACTTCAATCACATCGTATCATTGTCACAACATAAAGGGGGAAATAGTCCACTGCATTATTTCCTAAAATTACAAAACATGAAGTTCGTAATGCATATGTAGAAGATTTCTGGTTAAACAACATGTTTGAAATTACAAGATGCAATTAACAGATCAGCAAAAATGACTCGGATAATTTATAAAAGACTATCCCCTCCCTTTCGCCTTCACCACATCATCAGATAACCATCAGCTGATCTATGAAACCCTCACCAAGCCACACAATTGTGGGATTTCTCTCATCTTGcccattttttttccctctgtAATCTCCCCTTCTCAAGCCATTCAACTATCAAACAAGCACTCACCAGACGACACCACTATTCATACAGAACACAACCCACAACAAGCCACAACCTCATTATAAAACTTATATATATGAAAGACAGAGATATCCAAAAAGATGAATCAAGGCCTCCAGACCTTCATATCTGCCCAATGGAAATTAACAAACAACATGTAAATCTCACTCCAACAGGCAAAGACCAAGTCAATATGCCCGGACCTGGCTAATAAACAAACCCCACAAAAAGTGCCTTTCGTTGTCTGAAAATTGGATATTATCCAGTGCTCAAGAAGGCTAGGTCCTAGTGAATTTAGTATCAGCAGAGCTTATAACTGCTTATCCCACAAGCGCATGTATATATATAGTCAGACTCAAGCATAAATCTTTTCCCTGCTTCTTTCTCAAAGAAAAACTTCTCTTTTCTTCTGTTATTTTTCCACATATATAGCtgattttttctcttttcgCTATGTTATTGTAGTAATCTAAGGCCAAAAACAAACAGCAGATGCTAAAATAGAGAGGCTATTATCAATCAAATCAACAAGCAAAGCTTCAATGCTTAgccccaaaacaaaaaaagagtaacaaaaaaagaaaaggaaaaaaaaaacaacagagATCTGTGAACTCACAAAAGAAGCCGAACCCAGAATACGTTTTCTATTGTTCTTTGTACGTACCGCCCAACTACAAATAGCTCCAGTTATTGAAAAGAAAATAGGAAATGGGGAACTCATTCCATCgctcctaaaaataaaaatttgctaaccaaaaaaaaaaaattttttttaaagaaaggTAAAAAATAACAATACCCGCAACGCACATTCACGTTACCGGGCTAGTATGGATCCGAAACCTATGCCGCTAGGCTTGGACCCAATCCTTTGAGACCCATCATTTGTTTAGTGGATTTAAAATGCCGAGAGCCCAAGGGAGGAATGATGTGCAGGCCCGTATGTATTTTCTAAGTTGACAGCCCAAATAATTGTTATCAATTTGCCCTCTTCTCAATGCAGCAAATTCAATGAACTTGACGGCCAGTGGTATAGTCGGATGAAGCACAAGCATATTATGTTATGTTGTCAAAATTTTGGTGCATTATCAAATGATATGAACATCTATAAATTCTCACATTAACCAA contains:
- the LOC113762187 gene encoding mediator of RNA polymerase II transcription subunit 32 isoform X1, with amino-acid sequence MLNTAPCRCLMDNHVDSLNNAYEEFVAAAANVLEAKESSEGQKTAATDAALENFKQRWELFRVACDQAEEFVESVKQRIGSECLVDEATGSVAGKPGQAATSGLPPISAVRLEQMSKAVRWLVIELQHGGTAGGSSHSHSSAPFDARFSEDAAQ
- the LOC113762187 gene encoding mediator of RNA polymerase II transcription subunit 32 isoform X2 translates to MDNHVDSLNNAYEEFVAAAANVLEAKESSEGQKTAATDAALENFKQRWELFRVACDQAEEFVESVKQRIGSECLVDEATGSVAGKPGQAATSGLPPISAVRLEQMSKAVRWLVIELQHGGTAGGSSHSHSSAPFDARFSEDAAQ